A region of Natribaculum luteum DNA encodes the following proteins:
- a CDS encoding succinylglutamate desuccinylase/aspartoacylase family protein: protein MEIGTAAVSRGECATGYLEVADLPTGGTERLPVIVARGERAGPTLWITGGVHGNEMTGIAAVQDVLADGVPDGLAGTVVCVPTCNPAGLRRLERTSYYHDDDPNRFFPDSTADRVRPRRVQELIDRRLYDAIVDSADALLDFHTAQVGSMPFVIRDRVLYGTQRDEETARTLAARLDYLARTVDLPLVTEYPTAEYEDRNLHRSTAGAVLNDAGIPALTLELGSFDVVEEENRAAGVAAAYRAMVGLGMLEAVPSRIDTSHELEAPVEFPVRRYVGPHASRSGFVRHQVAAGDVIAASDPVADVVDPHGEVLETLESEHDGYVLGRRPPVVYENDPVASMAVRDEGELVTARQ from the coding sequence ATGGAGATCGGGACGGCAGCAGTTTCTCGAGGAGAGTGCGCGACCGGCTACCTGGAGGTAGCCGACCTGCCGACGGGCGGGACGGAACGCCTGCCCGTGATCGTCGCTCGCGGTGAGCGCGCCGGGCCGACGCTGTGGATCACCGGCGGCGTCCACGGCAACGAGATGACGGGAATCGCGGCAGTACAGGACGTCCTCGCCGACGGCGTTCCCGACGGGCTCGCCGGCACCGTCGTCTGCGTTCCGACGTGCAACCCCGCGGGACTTCGTCGACTCGAGCGGACGTCGTACTACCACGACGACGATCCGAATCGGTTCTTCCCGGACTCGACGGCCGACCGGGTGCGCCCCCGGCGCGTCCAGGAACTGATCGACCGGCGGCTCTACGACGCCATCGTCGACTCCGCGGACGCACTGCTCGACTTCCACACCGCACAGGTCGGCTCGATGCCCTTCGTCATCCGGGATCGGGTCCTCTACGGCACCCAGCGCGACGAGGAGACGGCCCGGACACTCGCGGCGCGACTCGACTACCTCGCGCGTACGGTGGACCTTCCGCTCGTCACCGAGTATCCCACGGCGGAGTACGAAGACCGGAACCTCCACCGCTCGACTGCGGGGGCCGTCCTGAACGACGCCGGCATCCCCGCGCTAACGCTCGAGCTCGGCAGTTTCGACGTCGTCGAGGAGGAAAACCGGGCGGCAGGCGTCGCGGCCGCGTATCGAGCGATGGTCGGCCTGGGGATGCTCGAGGCGGTCCCCAGCCGGATCGACACGTCACACGAACTCGAGGCTCCGGTCGAGTTTCCGGTACGGCGGTACGTCGGCCCGCACGCGTCACGGTCGGGGTTCGTTCGCCACCAGGTCGCAGCCGGCGACGTGATCGCAGCCAGCGATCCCGTCGCGGACGTCGTCGACCCACACGGCGAGGTCCTCGAGACGCTCGAGAGCGAGCACGACGGCTACGTCCTCGGCCGACGGCCGCCAGTCGTCTACGAGAACGATCCCGTCGCGAGTATGGCAGTCCGCGACGAGGGGGAACTCGTGACAGCCCGCCAGTGA
- a CDS encoding flavodoxin domain-containing protein encodes MLSFLVCYGSSEGQTAKVADRIVETLAKRGHDATAVDASERPSDLAIDDVDAILVGASVHAGRHQSSVRKFVTSNRDVLAAEPTAFFQVSLSSADEKHERQAQAAGYVDEFVEDTGWHPDRIGLFGGALRYSEYGFLKRLVMKQIARRTMPDVDTSSDVEFTDWDEVEAFAADVAAFVEGRLGVTPPASDARDEE; translated from the coding sequence ATGCTATCGTTTCTCGTCTGCTACGGCTCCAGCGAAGGCCAGACGGCGAAGGTCGCCGATCGCATCGTCGAAACGCTCGCAAAGCGCGGTCACGACGCCACGGCCGTCGACGCCAGCGAGCGTCCGTCGGATCTCGCGATCGACGACGTCGACGCGATCCTCGTCGGAGCGTCGGTCCATGCAGGCAGACACCAGTCGTCGGTTCGCAAGTTCGTCACGTCGAACCGCGACGTGCTGGCCGCGGAACCGACGGCCTTCTTCCAGGTGTCGCTGTCGTCCGCCGACGAGAAACACGAGAGGCAGGCGCAGGCGGCCGGCTACGTCGACGAGTTCGTCGAGGACACCGGGTGGCACCCCGACCGGATCGGCCTCTTCGGTGGTGCGTTGCGCTACTCGGAGTACGGCTTTCTCAAGCGCCTGGTCATGAAACAGATCGCCAGACGTACCATGCCGGACGTGGACACGTCGAGCGACGTCGAGTTCACGGACTGGGACGAGGTCGAGGCGTTCGCCGCCGACGTCGCCGCGTTCGTCGAGGGCCGCCTCGGCGTCACGCCGCCAGCGTCCGACGCGCGAGACGAGGAGTGA
- a CDS encoding alpha/beta fold hydrolase codes for MDSHDITADDGTRLNLWERSPPDPDAAVVFLHGALTCSRALFAPPVPGDDSYSWLHAAAEERAAFALDVRGYGDSERPPEFDEPPEANDPPVRANDAKQDVRAAYEYVADRHETVHLVGVSWGTMTGGVFASENDPDLASLTQCAPVYLPAYEFEAGLAALGLEPDLDAYVVETRAAVEDRKGDEDDEELFEAVWRTQVESGQGIDGEDAYVAQTGAFADVRDACDGTPPYDASEIDVPTLVVRGSADVISSREDATRLYDDLEVAGDRAVYTELDGGDHYVMHGSRRRALYDAVSSFHARAERLQ; via the coding sequence ATGGACAGTCACGACATCACGGCCGACGACGGAACGCGACTCAACCTCTGGGAACGGTCACCGCCGGACCCCGACGCGGCGGTGGTGTTCCTCCACGGTGCGCTGACCTGTTCTCGCGCCCTGTTCGCGCCGCCGGTCCCCGGTGACGATTCGTACTCGTGGCTCCACGCCGCCGCCGAGGAGCGGGCCGCGTTCGCACTCGACGTCCGCGGGTACGGGGACAGCGAGCGACCGCCGGAGTTCGACGAGCCACCGGAGGCGAACGACCCGCCGGTACGTGCGAACGACGCGAAACAGGACGTCAGGGCAGCCTACGAGTACGTCGCCGATCGACACGAGACGGTCCACCTCGTGGGCGTCTCGTGGGGGACGATGACCGGTGGCGTCTTCGCGAGCGAGAACGATCCCGACCTCGCCTCGCTGACGCAGTGTGCGCCCGTCTACCTGCCGGCCTACGAGTTCGAAGCGGGCCTCGCAGCGCTGGGCCTCGAGCCGGACCTCGACGCGTACGTCGTCGAGACGAGAGCGGCGGTCGAGGATCGCAAGGGAGACGAGGACGACGAGGAGCTGTTCGAGGCGGTGTGGCGGACGCAAGTCGAGTCGGGACAGGGCATCGACGGCGAGGACGCCTACGTGGCCCAGACGGGTGCGTTCGCGGACGTCCGGGACGCCTGTGACGGGACGCCTCCCTACGACGCGAGCGAGATCGACGTCCCGACGCTGGTCGTTCGCGGCTCGGCCGACGTGATCTCGAGTCGCGAGGACGCGACCCGGCTGTACGACGACCTCGAGGTCGCAGGCGATCGGGCGGTGTACACGGAACTCGACGGCGGCGACCACTACGTCATGCACGGCTCGCGGCGACGCGCGCTGTACGACGCCGTGTCGTCGTTCCACGCGCGGGCAGAACGGTTGCAGTGA
- a CDS encoding DUF2270 domain-containing protein, with product MDDDETFDPETRAAREVAADAGQKSTDFLSLLPHYYRGEVSQMSTQIGRLDLTIDWAIGVIAAVLALSFASQDSPPYFLLIGMLALTIFLVFDVRRYRAYDATRSRVRMIEENVFANAFNPEGSVHREWRRELADDLRKPTLKVSGREAMTRRLQRVYFPLLTILLVAWLFRITFFVSGEPWFETAAVPGIAGTTVVAAVVLYYLGILLVTVWPTARQAKGEYYAVEPGDWKRDE from the coding sequence ATGGACGACGACGAGACGTTCGACCCCGAAACGAGAGCGGCCCGTGAAGTGGCTGCAGACGCGGGACAGAAGTCGACGGACTTTCTCTCGCTGCTTCCACACTACTACCGCGGGGAGGTGAGCCAGATGTCGACGCAGATCGGTCGACTCGACCTCACGATCGACTGGGCCATCGGCGTAATCGCCGCCGTCCTCGCCCTGTCGTTCGCCTCGCAAGACAGTCCGCCCTACTTCCTGTTGATCGGCATGCTCGCGCTGACGATCTTTCTCGTGTTCGACGTCAGGCGATATCGGGCGTACGACGCGACGCGTTCGCGAGTCCGAATGATCGAGGAGAACGTATTCGCGAACGCGTTCAACCCGGAAGGATCGGTCCACCGGGAGTGGCGGCGTGAACTCGCCGACGACCTCCGAAAGCCCACCCTCAAGGTCTCCGGCCGGGAGGCGATGACCCGGCGGTTACAGCGGGTTTACTTTCCGCTGTTGACGATTTTGCTCGTCGCCTGGCTGTTTCGAATCACGTTCTTCGTTTCGGGCGAGCCGTGGTTCGAAACCGCGGCCGTGCCAGGGATCGCCGGAACTACCGTCGTCGCCGCCGTCGTGCTGTACTACCTCGGCATCCTGCTGGTGACCGTGTGGCCGACCGCCCGACAGGCCAAAGGAGAGTACTACGCCGTCGAACCGGGCGACTGGAAGCGAGACGAGTGA